From Brucella pseudogrignonensis, a single genomic window includes:
- a CDS encoding ABC transporter ATP-binding protein has product MSTAPALSVDKIDVFFDEFHALKSVSIEVARGESYGLVGESGSGKSTLLRAVAGLAPVDDGEIRIDGTVLKTPRDKAFYRNVQMVFQDPYGSLHPRQTVDRLLLEPLAIHGIGDTEKRIVRALDEVGLGSGFRFRYPHQLSGGQRQRIAIARALIIEPSILLLDEPTSALDASVQAEVLNLLEQVRRDRKLTFVMVSHDLGVVTHMCERLAVMRNGEVVEQLEAGDLVSGKISADYTKNLMAASEGFRR; this is encoded by the coding sequence ATGAGCACTGCACCAGCACTTAGCGTCGATAAGATCGACGTGTTTTTCGATGAATTCCATGCGTTGAAATCAGTGAGTATCGAGGTCGCGCGCGGAGAATCCTATGGTCTGGTCGGCGAATCCGGTTCCGGCAAATCCACACTTCTACGCGCTGTAGCCGGGCTTGCACCTGTTGACGACGGCGAAATCCGCATCGATGGAACGGTGCTCAAAACACCGCGTGATAAAGCCTTCTATCGCAATGTTCAGATGGTTTTTCAGGACCCTTATGGCTCGCTGCATCCGCGGCAGACCGTTGATCGGCTGTTACTTGAACCACTCGCTATCCATGGCATCGGTGATACGGAAAAACGTATCGTGCGCGCACTGGATGAAGTGGGACTAGGCTCCGGCTTTCGTTTCCGCTATCCGCATCAGCTTTCAGGCGGCCAGCGTCAGCGTATTGCGATTGCACGCGCACTTATCATTGAGCCAAGCATTCTGCTTCTTGATGAGCCAACATCAGCACTCGATGCATCGGTACAGGCCGAAGTTCTCAACCTGCTCGAACAGGTCCGCCGCGACCGTAAACTGACCTTCGTTATGGTCAGTCATGATCTTGGAGTTGTTACCCATATGTGTGAGCGGCTGGCCGTCATGCGTAATGGTGAAGTGGTCGAGCAGCTGGAAGCCGGTGATCTTGTTAGTGGTAAAATATCGGCCGACTACACGAAGAACCTGATGGCTGCCAGTGAAGGTTTCCGCAGGTAA